The sequence GCCATACAACGACGTCGGCAGCGGCAAGAAGAAGAGCAAGAAGTACTTCCCGCACATCGTGGTCGATTTCGACCTGAAGGACGCCATGCGGCTGGGCCTGGTGAAGTCGCTGGTGCTGGACAAGCGCAAGGAACTCGGCGCTCTGCCGCTGGAGTTCACCGCCGAGCGCGATGCCGATGGCAACGTGGCGCTTTCCGAAGGCCAGCGCGTGATGCTGCGCGCCGGGCTGCAGAAGCTGCGCAAGCTGGAGGCGGATTTCGTCCGGCTCGACGCCACGCGTCACCCGAAGATGCTGGTGGTGTGCGAAGACACCAAAGTATCGCCGCTGGTGGCGCAGTTCCTGCTTGACGAAGGCCTGCATGACGACGACGTGCTCACCGTCGACTCCGGCAGGAAGGCCGAACTGGGCGAGAAGGACTGGGCACCGTTGCGCCAGCGTCTGTTCAACGTGGACAGGCACGCACAGCCGCGGGTGATCGTCAGCGTGCTGATGCTGCGCGAGGGTTTCGACGTCAACAACATCTGCGTGATCGTGCCGCTGCGTTCCAGCCAGGCGCAGATCCTGCTGGAGCAGACCATCGGCCGCGGCCTGCGGCTGATGTGGCGCGATCCGGAATATGCCGACATCAAGCGCGAGAACCGCGAGCGGATCAACCACGGCGAGGAACCGGGTTCGCTGATCGACATCCTGTCGATCGTCGAGCACCCGGCGTTCCAGAGTTTCTACGACGAGCTGATGCGCGAAGGCCTGGTCGGCGAGACCAGTGACGACGAGGGCAGCAGCACCGGCGACCTGATTCCTTCCGAGCTGCGCGAAGGCTACGAGCAGTACGACTTCGCCATCCCGTTCATCCTGCGCGAGGTAGATGAGAGCGTCGAACACCTGCCGATCGAGGTCGCCAGCCTGCCGAGCTTCAGTGCGATGACCCGCGCGAAGCTGGCGGAGCTGCTCGGCAAGGGCGACACCTTCACCTCGCAGGACCTGCAGAGCAGTACCTTGTTCGGCGACTACCGCGTCGATGGCGCGGCGATGAACGTCAGCGGCTACAACGAGCTGTTGTCCCGACTGACCCGGCGGGTGAGTCAGGCGCTGAACCATCCACTGCCGAAGGGCAACAGGATTTCTCCGCACCTGGATCGCCCCTACCTGCAGATGAATACTGCCGCGCTCGCCACCGCGCTGGACGACTACATCCGCGAGCAGCTGTTCGGCGAAGCGTTCGAGCCGTTCGAGGACGAGGGCTGGCGACTGTTGCTGCTGCAGCCGGTGATCGAACACATCGTGCGCATCTTCGGGCTGGCGCTGGTGCGCGCCGAGGAGCACACCGTCACCGGCAGCACCGAGGTGCGACATCGCCGTCTCTCCGAGGTGACCCGGCTGATGGTGCGCGAAAGCGCTTCACTGGAAGTGACCAAGTGCATCTACGAGCGCCTGCCCTACCCCACCCGCAGCGGCGGTCTGGAACGGGCGTTCATCGAGTGGGCTCAGGCCGATGCCGGCGTGGAGGCGTTCTGCAAGATCAGCGAGAACCGGCACGACTTCGTGCGCCTGCGTTACGTCAAGGAAGACGGCATGGCGGCGCTGTACATCCCGGATTTCCTGGTGCGTACCGCCGACGCGATCTACCTGGTCGAGACCAAGGGGCAGGAGCAGGTCAGCCATCCGAACGTGCAGCGCAAGCTGAAGGCCGCGACGACCTGGTGCGAGCGGATCAATGCGCTGGAGCCGGAGCAGCGCGGTGGTCGCGTGTGGCATTACGCACTGGTCGGCGAATCGCTGTTCCATGACTGGCGAGAGAAAGGTGCCCGACTGGGCGAATTGCTGGCGTTCTCGCGGGCTCGCGCGGCACCGACGGCGCAGTCGCAGGGCGGGCTGGCACTGGACGACTGAGTTCACCCCCTTGTACACAGCGCGCCCCGTCACGCAGGAGCCCGCCCGCGGGCGATGCTTTTCGAATCCCGAATCCCGGCTTTCAACAGACGAACGTCTGCTCATTCCGGCCAGCAACATCGCCCGCGAGCGGGCTCCTGCCAATGGGGTCGTGCCGGGCCGTGACCTTGGCGGGGTGACAGGGGGCGGTCAATTCTGCAACCATCGGCCCCTTTCCGGCGCGCTGCGCGTCGACACGGGAACCCTCACATGACCCAAGAACGCGCGATCCGCCGCGATGTCGGCCCGTTCGCCCTGATGCTCACCGGCCTGGGCTCGATCATCGGCTCCGGCTGGCTGTTCGGCGCCTGGCGCGCGGCGCAGATCGCCGGGCCCGGGGCGATCTGGGCGTGGGTGATCGGCGCGGCGGTGATCATGGCGATCGCGCTGACCTATGCCGAACTCGGCTCGATGTTCCCCGAATCCGGCGGCATGGTGCGCTACGGCCACTACTCGCACGGCTCGCTGGTGGGCTTCATCGCGGCGTGGGCGAACTGGATCGCGATCGTCTCGGTGATCTCGGTCGAGGCGGAAGCCTCGGCGCAATACATGTCGTCGTGGAAGTGGCAGTGGGCGAAGGACCTGTACCACCAGGCGCCCGGCGGCCACGGCGAGCTGAGCACCGCGGGGCTGATGATCGCCGCCGCGCTGGTCATCGTGTACTTCTTGTTCAATTTCTGGAGCGTGAAGCTGTTCGCGCGCTCGAACACCGCGATCACCCTGTTCAAGCTGGTGATCCCCGCGCTCACCGCGGTGCTGCTGATGATGAGCGGCTTCCACCCGGAGAATTTCAGCGTCGGCATCCACGGCGAACTGCACAAGACCGACTTCGCCTCGGTGCTCACCGCGGTGGCGATCGCCGGCATCGTGTTCAGCTTCAACGGTTTCCAGAGCCCGGTGAATCTGGCCGGCGAAGCACGCAACCCCGGCCGCAGCATCCCGTTCGCGATCGTCTGCTCGATCGCGCTGGCCACGGTGATCTACGTGCTGCTGCAGGTGTCGTTCATCGGCGCGGTGCCGCGCGAGATGCTGGCCAACGTGGGCTGGCACGGCATCAACTTCAGCTCGCCGTTCGCCGACCTGGCGATCATCCTCGGCCTGCAGTGGCTGGCCACGCTGCTGTTCATCGACGCGGTGATCAGCCCCAGCGGCACCGGCATGACTTATACCGCCACCACCGCGCGCATGCTGTACGGCATGGAGCGCAACGGCACGCTGCCGAAGATCCTCGGCCGCATCCACCCGAAGTGGGGCGTGCCGCGCCCGGCGATGTGGGTGAACCTGGTGGTGTCGTTCCTGTTCCTGTTCTTCTTCCGCGGCTGGGGCACGCTGGCGGCGGTGATCTCGGTGGCCACGATCATCTCCTACCTGACCGGCCCGGTCAGCGTGATGACCCTGCGCCGCACCGCGCCGGGGCTGCACCGCCCGCTGCGCCTGGCCGGCCTGCCGCTGCTGGCCGGCGTCGCCTTCGTCATGTCCACCGAGCTGCTGTACTGGGCCCGCTGGCCGCTGACCGGCGAGATCATCCTGCTGATGGTCGTGGCCCTGCCGATCTACTTCTACTACCAGGCGAAGAGCGGCTGGCACGACTTCGGCCGCCAGATGAAGGGCGCCTGGTGGCTGGTCGCCTACCTGCCGACGATCGCCTTTGTCTCCTGGGCCGGCAGCACCACCTTCGGCGGCAAGGGCTACCTGCCCTACGGCTGGGATCTGGTCGTGGTAGCGGCGATCGGCTTGGTGTTCTACCTGTGGGGTGTGCGCTCGGGCTGGCGCACGCCGTCGGTGGAGGCGGCCGAGCTGGAGGCGCACGCCCATCCGGACGCGCCGCTGGTACCGCCGGACGAATGGGCCGCCGAGCGCATCACCGGGCATTGAGCAGCCTGTGCCGATGCCACGGAACGCGCGGCGACGAGCCGCGCGTTTTTGTTTTCAGCGAACGGCAGCCGTGCGCCGCGCATCGCCCAGCGACAGCAGCACCAGCACGATCGCCAGCACCAGATAGGCACCGGCGAACTGCCACACCAGCCCACGCGATGCGGCATCGAGCAGCCACGGCAGGTAGATGCCGCCGGACAGCTCGACCGAATGGATCACCCCGAACAGGCTGAGCGCCCCGCCCAGCAGCAGGATCAGCGCAGCGCGCCGCGGGCGGTGGTCGATCAGGGCCACCACGAAGCTGGCCCAGACCATCGCGGTGATGATGAAGCCGTTGCCCAGCACGGTGATCACCGCCAGCTCGGAGATGCCGTGCGCGCCGTCGTTGAACAGCCGTGCGAATTGCTCCGGCGAGACGTACGTTGGGTCGCTCAGCTTGATCGTGAGCATCCGCGCGATCGCCGGGAAGAAACTGAACACCACCGCGGCCGCGTAGCGCATCGGCGTCGCCTCGAACGCCTGCACGGTGATGCCGATCGCCACGAACACCAGGATCGGCGCCAGCACCGGCAGCGGCAGCAGCTCGACCAGGTTCGACAGATAGCCGAACACGCCGCCCAGCCCGACCACGATGCCGGTGAGCAGGGTGTAGCCGCTGCGCGCGCCCATCGCCTTGTACGACGGCTGGCCGATGTACGGCGTGGTCTGCGCCACGCCGCCACAGAAGCCGGCCGCCAGCGTGGCCAGCGCCTCGACCAGCAGGATGTCGCGGGTGGCATAGTCGTCGCCGGCGGCGCGTGCGCTCTCGGTAACGTTGATGCCGCCGACCACCATCAGCAAGCCGAACGGCAGGATCAGCGGCAGGTACGGCACGATGTACGCCAGCCCGTCCACCCATTGCAGCGTCGGCCACGGCAGCGCGAAACGCCACTGCCACGCCGCCGGCGGGTGATAGCCCGTGCCCAGCCAGCCCGGCGCGCCGAGCCCGTAGTACAGCAGCGCACCCACCACGAACGCCACCAGCACCCCGGGCAGGCCGAACGGCATCCGCGCGTGCGCGACCAGCGCGTACAGCACCACACCGAGCCCGGCGAATCCCACCACCGGCAACTTCAGGATTTCCACCAGCGGCAGGAAGCCCATCAGCACCAGCGCGATGCCGGCGATCGAACCGAGCAGGCCCGCGCGCGGCACGTGCCGCTGCACCAGCGCGCCGAAGAACGACAGCACGAACTTCAGCACGCCCATCACCACCAGCGAGGCCATGCCCAGCTGCCAGGTGGCGATCGCTGCGGCATGTTCGTCCATGCCGCCCTGCCTGAAGCCGAGGAAGGCCGGGCCGAGCACCAGCAGCGCGATGCCGATGCTGGTCGGCGCATCCAGCCCCAGCGGCATCGCGGTGACGTCGTCGCGGCCACTGCGCCGGGCCAGCCGGCGCGCCATCGCGGTATAGGCGAGGTTGCCCAGCAGCACGCCCAGCGCGGTGCCGGGAAACATGCGCAGGAACACGATGTCCGCGGGAAAGCCGAACAGGCCGATCAGCGCCGCGGCGAGGAAGCCCATGATGGACAGGTTGTCCACCAGCAGGCCGAGAAAGCCGTTGAGGTCGCCCGGCGCGAACCAGCGGTTGACGGGAGTGCTCATGCGCAGGACCCGCCAGTGCCGATCGCGCCGCCGCCGTGCGGGCATGCCGGCGACGCCGGCGAACGGGAATTCATCGAGTCATCTCTCCAGCATGGGGATATCCGGACATTGGCGGCAACCGCGCGGCGACGCAATACGGGATGGTGGCGAATACCCGCGCATGGCATTGTCGAAATCGCGGCGCCCGATTCGTCGTTCCCGCAGACACCTCTCCTGCCACGCAAGGAAACCGTCCATGATCCGCACCGCCCTTCACGCCCTCGGCCTGCTCGCCCTGCTGTCGCTGGCCACCGCCAACGCCACCGAGGTGAAGTACCAGCTGGACCCCGACCACACCTACCCCAGCTTCGAGGCCGACCACCTCGGCGGCCTGTCGGTGTGGCGCGGCAAGTTCAACCACAGCAGCGGCACGGTGACGCTGGACAAGGCGACCGGCAGCGGCACAGTGAACGTCGTGGTGGACATGAAGAGCGCCGACTTCGGCCAGGACCAGCTCAACCAGAAGGCGCAGGGCGAGGAGCTGTTCGACACGGCGAAGTATCCGCAAGCCATCTACCAGGGCCACCTCGCCGGCTTCGTCGACGGCAAGCCGACCCGCGTGGACGGCACGCTCACCCTGCACGGCACGACCCGCCCGCTGACGCTGAAGATCGACAGCTTCAAGTGCATGCCGCACCCGCTGCTGAAGCGCGAACTGTGCGGCGCCGACGCGCTGGCCACCTTCCAGCGCGACGCCTTCGGCATGGATGCCGGCAAGGCCTACGGCTTCAACATGGCGGTAACGCTGCGCATCCAGGTCGAGGCGATCGCCGTGCCCACCACCTGAGTCGCCTCGGGCCAGCGCCACGTACCGCGCGCTCTGTCATTTCGAATGACCGCCCATCACGGCACAAGTTGTACAGTGGATTCCTGGATCGTGGCCTTCACGTTGTTCAACCGAGGGGCGTCAGATGAATCCGCAGAAGCCGGTGGGTGCCCGAGTCAAGATTTCGAAGAACGGCCCCTATCTCGTCTCCGGGGCGCTGCCTCTGCACAAGCAGACCATCGGCACCAACGAAGATGGCGAGTCGACCAGCTGGGACAAGGGCCGGCAGTACCCCGCGCAGGAGCAATATGCGTTGTGCCGCTGCGGCCACAGCGCGAGCAAACCATTCTGCGATGGTACGCACGCCAGGATCGGATTCGACGGCAGCGAAACAGCGAGCCGCGAGCCCTATCTCGATCAGGCCGAAGTCATCCGCGGCCCGACCATGTCGCTCACCGACGTCGAGGGCCTGTGCGCGTTCGCGCGCTTCTGCGACCCGCATGGCAAGGTATGGAACCTCGTCGGCGAATCCGATGAGCCCGTGGCCGGCAAGCACTTCGTCAGCCAGACCTGCGCCTGCCCGTCCGGGCGGCTGGTGGCCTGGGACAATGAAACCGGCAAGCCGATCGAGCCCGCGTTCGAGCCATCGATTGCCCTGATCGAGGATCCTGCCCAGCACTGCTCCGGCCCGATCTGGTTGCGTGGCGGCGTGCAACTGATCGGCGCTGACGGCTTCGCCTACGAAATACGCAACCGGATGACCTTGTGCCGCTGCGGTGCGTCGCGGAACAAGCCATTCTGCGACGGCTCGCATGCGTCGATCGGGTTCAGCGACAGCGAATGAGCCGTCGGCCCGGGCGGGTTCAGCCCAGCGCCAGCACATCCCCCAGCAACGCCTGCGCAGTCACCTCCGGTCCCGCACCCGGCCCCTGGATCACCAGCGGCTGGGCGTGGTAGCGGGTGGTGGTGAGCGCGAACTGGTTGTCGGTGCCATACAACCGCGCGGCCGGGTGGGTGAGCGGCACCTCGGCCAGGCCGACGCGGGCATGCCCGCGCTGGTTGAGCCGGGCCAGGAAGCGCAGCACGCAGCCGCGCGATTTCGCCTCGGCATGGCGCGCCGCCAGCGGTACGTCGAGTTCGTCCAGCCGCGCCAGGAACGCCTCGGTATCCAGTTCGCGCAGCGACTCGGGCACCAGGCCTTCCACCTGCACCTCGTCGGTGCCCAGCGCGAAGCCGGCGTTGCGGGCGATGATCAGCAGCTTGCGTGCCACGTCCTCGCCGGACAGATCCGAGCGCGGATCGGGTTCGGTGTAGCCGAGCTGGCGCGCTTCGCGCAGCAGCTCGGAGAACGGCCGGCTGCCGTCGTACTGGTTGAACAGCCACGACAGCGAACCGGAGAACACGCCTTCCAGGGTGAGCAGGCCGTCGCCGCAAGTGCGCAGCCGGCGCAGCGTGGACAGCACCGGCAGACCGGCGCCCACCGTGGCCGAATCGCCGTAACGGCCGCCATTCGCCAGCGCCGCCTGCAACGCACGCCAGCCGGACAGTTCGCCGCCGGCCAGCGCCTTGTTCGCGGTGACCACGTGGTAGCCGTGCGCCAGCCACTCGGCGTGGCGCGCGGCCAGCGCCGTGCTGGCGG is a genomic window of Rhodanobacter thiooxydans containing:
- a CDS encoding DEAD/DEAH box helicase family protein — encoded protein: MSVADNPLALASALTHRTEQLCIGLEQGIADIYELVTPVTTELLRWWFGEDACQSRTFNFHPGQKQAILNVIVAHEVLDSPNLKNLYEQVCAEALLEGTRLADVAQDKHGHPKYCLKMATGTGKTWVLQALLVWQLLNKTAALDEGRDDPRFTRRFLIVAPGLIVYERLLDAFLGKENEDKSRDFASSDIASYAELFAPPARRERIAQFVRGNVCTKTEIGLKATGNGMIAITNWHLLSEAEEEIEQDEAERVDAPGMVADASRVAYDVLPLVPGRAAGNSLDVLDRRWARGNVLSYLADLPELMVFNDEAHHIHELKKEGETTEVEWQKSLSIIAAGKGRRFVQMDFSATPYNDVGSGKKKSKKYFPHIVVDFDLKDAMRLGLVKSLVLDKRKELGALPLEFTAERDADGNVALSEGQRVMLRAGLQKLRKLEADFVRLDATRHPKMLVVCEDTKVSPLVAQFLLDEGLHDDDVLTVDSGRKAELGEKDWAPLRQRLFNVDRHAQPRVIVSVLMLREGFDVNNICVIVPLRSSQAQILLEQTIGRGLRLMWRDPEYADIKRENRERINHGEEPGSLIDILSIVEHPAFQSFYDELMREGLVGETSDDEGSSTGDLIPSELREGYEQYDFAIPFILREVDESVEHLPIEVASLPSFSAMTRAKLAELLGKGDTFTSQDLQSSTLFGDYRVDGAAMNVSGYNELLSRLTRRVSQALNHPLPKGNRISPHLDRPYLQMNTAALATALDDYIREQLFGEAFEPFEDEGWRLLLLQPVIEHIVRIFGLALVRAEEHTVTGSTEVRHRRLSEVTRLMVRESASLEVTKCIYERLPYPTRSGGLERAFIEWAQADAGVEAFCKISENRHDFVRLRYVKEDGMAALYIPDFLVRTADAIYLVETKGQEQVSHPNVQRKLKAATTWCERINALEPEQRGGRVWHYALVGESLFHDWREKGARLGELLAFSRARAAPTAQSQGGLALDD
- a CDS encoding APC family permease codes for the protein MTQERAIRRDVGPFALMLTGLGSIIGSGWLFGAWRAAQIAGPGAIWAWVIGAAVIMAIALTYAELGSMFPESGGMVRYGHYSHGSLVGFIAAWANWIAIVSVISVEAEASAQYMSSWKWQWAKDLYHQAPGGHGELSTAGLMIAAALVIVYFLFNFWSVKLFARSNTAITLFKLVIPALTAVLLMMSGFHPENFSVGIHGELHKTDFASVLTAVAIAGIVFSFNGFQSPVNLAGEARNPGRSIPFAIVCSIALATVIYVLLQVSFIGAVPREMLANVGWHGINFSSPFADLAIILGLQWLATLLFIDAVISPSGTGMTYTATTARMLYGMERNGTLPKILGRIHPKWGVPRPAMWVNLVVSFLFLFFFRGWGTLAAVISVATIISYLTGPVSVMTLRRTAPGLHRPLRLAGLPLLAGVAFVMSTELLYWARWPLTGEIILLMVVALPIYFYYQAKSGWHDFGRQMKGAWWLVAYLPTIAFVSWAGSTTFGGKGYLPYGWDLVVVAAIGLVFYLWGVRSGWRTPSVEAAELEAHAHPDAPLVPPDEWAAERITGH
- a CDS encoding YceI family protein; its protein translation is MIRTALHALGLLALLSLATANATEVKYQLDPDHTYPSFEADHLGGLSVWRGKFNHSSGTVTLDKATGSGTVNVVVDMKSADFGQDQLNQKAQGEELFDTAKYPQAIYQGHLAGFVDGKPTRVDGTLTLHGTTRPLTLKIDSFKCMPHPLLKRELCGADALATFQRDAFGMDAGKAYGFNMAVTLRIQVEAIAVPTT
- a CDS encoding CDGSH iron-sulfur domain-containing protein, producing MNPQKPVGARVKISKNGPYLVSGALPLHKQTIGTNEDGESTSWDKGRQYPAQEQYALCRCGHSASKPFCDGTHARIGFDGSETASREPYLDQAEVIRGPTMSLTDVEGLCAFARFCDPHGKVWNLVGESDEPVAGKHFVSQTCACPSGRLVAWDNETGKPIEPAFEPSIALIEDPAQHCSGPIWLRGGVQLIGADGFAYEIRNRMTLCRCGASRNKPFCDGSHASIGFSDSE
- a CDS encoding homoserine dehydrogenase, encoding MSAVLAERAAGVANEASSTIAVVLLGTGVVGGALLKLLNTTAAGSLRLVGAANSRRQQTDPASLARRNLREQLNQHGTPRDNASLLAALDASDAAVKVIIDATASTALAARHAEWLAHGYHVVTANKALAGGELSGWRALQAALANGGRYGDSATVGAGLPVLSTLRRLRTCGDGLLTLEGVFSGSLSWLFNQYDGSRPFSELLREARQLGYTEPDPRSDLSGEDVARKLLIIARNAGFALGTDEVQVEGLVPESLRELDTEAFLARLDELDVPLAARHAEAKSRGCVLRFLARLNQRGHARVGLAEVPLTHPAARLYGTDNQFALTTTRYHAQPLVIQGPGAGPEVTAQALLGDVLALG